TTCTTTCCGAGCCGTCTTCGGTCATTTGATAATCAATCGGATTAAATCCTGAAGCCATAATCTTAACCTGAATATTATTCGGTTCAGGTTGTGGAATCGCTACTGTTTCCAGTCTAAATTCGTGGTTTTCCTGTAATACAATTGCTTTCATTTTTATTATTTTAGTTTACAAAAGTATCGCCGTAATGCTTTATTTTTGTTATGGGTTAACCCAAGGTAACCGGTTACCAAAGAGAAACTAGTATGGCAAAAATTAACGATAATGGAGTACTTCGCGAAGCCAATTGTTCTGAAGAACTTATGGCAATGCGTGACAGTCTTGATGTTTTGGGTGGTAAATGGAAATTGATGATTCTAAGGTTTTTAACCAATAGAACGCATCAGGTGATTCATTTTAAAAAAATGCAACGTGAAATAGATGGAATTTCGGCTAAAATGCTAAGCAAAGAACTCAAAGAACTGGAAACCAATTTACTTATTACCAGAACAGAACAAAATACCAAACCTGCTACGGTAATCTATGCTATTACCGAATATGGAAAATCGGTGCTTCCGGTTACAGAAACTTTAGTCAACTGGGGATTGGCGCATCGTGAAAAAATTATTGAATCGCTTAAATAATTCTAATTTTTTCTACCGACGAGAAATTCCTACGGGATTACTCATTGGAAACCTGACAGGTTTTATCCCGAGGATTTGGGACTGTCAGGTTTAGCACTTAACTAACTATACTTAAACTAACTTAAACCATTCGTTTACTTCTCTTGCAATGGTATCTTTAATTTCCGGATTTTCAAATTCATTTGAAACCGAATTATATTCATAATCTTTTTTCCACTTTTTATAATTCAGAGCCACTTTTTCAATCGCATCACAGATGTAAAAGAGCTCTTCATTACTCATAATTGGATGCAAGGACAAACGTACCCAGCCTGGCTTATTGATCTGGTTTCTCTGCAATAATTCGTTTGTGATTTGTGCTGATTTCTTTTCGCTAATATTGAACAGATAATGCGCATAAGTACTCGCACACGACCAGCCGCCACGAACTTGAATTCCGAAACGGTCGTTTAACAGTCTTACAATCAAATTATAGTGAATATCTTCAATAACAAACGACACACAACCTATTCTTTCTGTAGTTAAATCTCCTAAAATAGATAAACCTTGAATTTTTTGAAGCCTCGAAAAACAAAGATCCAGCAGTTCTTTCTCTCTTTTTTTGATATTCTCTACGCCCATTTGCTCTTTCAATTCTAAAGCCAATGCCGTTCTAATCACCTGCAGAAAACCTGGAGTTCCACCATCTTCTCGAACTTCTATCACATCGCTGTAACAATATTTCCCTAACGGATTTGTCCATTTTACATTTCCTCCGCCCGGATTATCCGGAAAATCAGATTGGTATAGTTTTTCATTGAAAACCAAAATACCACAAGTTCCAGGGCCTCCCAAAAATTTATGAGGCGAAAAGAAAATCGCGTCCAATTGTTCTTCTGGATCTTTTGGATGCATATCAATCTTTACGTACGGTGCCGAAGCTGCAAAATCTACAAAACAAAGTCCGCCGTTTTGATGCATGATTTTCGCCAGTTCATGATAAGGCGTGATAATTCCTGTAACATTCGAACAAGCCGTAAAAGACCCTATTTTTAAGCTTCTACCTGCATATTTTTTAATTTCTGCAGCAAGAACTTCTGGATTGACTAAATTATTTTCGTCAGGCGAAAGAATAACCACTTCTGCATTTGTTTCATACCACGAAACCTGATTAGAATGATGTTCCATGTGTGTAATGAAAACCACAGGTCTGTCATCTTCAGATTTTGTTCGAAGTGCCATAACACGCTGTAATTTAGATAAAGCAGCCGTCATACCGCTTCCAGTAGTTACCAAAACATCAGATTCATTGGCATTAACCGCCTTTTTAATACGATCTCTCGCATGCTGATAAGCATAAGTAGAGGTTTTTCCTGTCTGACTTGAAAGTGAATGCGTATTGGCAATCATTGGACCAATTTTATGGAGCATTATATCTTCGATCGGATTGTATAATCTTCCGCTGGCAACCCAATCTGCATAAACCAGATTTTGTTCTCCGTAAACAGATTCGAAAATATGATTTATTCCTACTGTATTTTCTCTAAACTTAGAAAAGTAACATTCAGGCTCTGTTGGTTTTGTTGTTGGCTCAATCGCATTCATTTCCTTATCATTTTAAATTAACAAATTGTATTATTGCGTTTCTTATTTTGTATTTTTTCTTTATTAGATTTTACTTTCTAAAAGCGTTTTTAGTGTAGACTGTAATTCTTCTCCATGCAGATTTTTAGCGACGATTATTCCCTTAGAATCCACTAAATAATTTCCCGGAATGGCTCTCACACCGTATAATTTAGCAACAGCACTGTTCCAGAAAAGTAAATCTGAAACATGCGTCCAGGTTAAATTATCGTCTTGAATTCCTTTAATCCAGTTTTCTTTCTTCTTATCTAGAGAAATCCCTACGATATTGAATCCTTTATCGTGAAACTCTTTGTATGCCGATACAATATTCGGATTCTCTCTTCGGCATGGACCGCACCAAGAAGCCCAAAAATCGACCAAAGTGTACCCTTTTAAATTATCATAAAGTCGAACTGGCTTTCCGTCAGGATCATTGGCTGTAAAATCAGGGGCTTTTTTACCTACTGCTAATCCGTCTAAAACAATAGCCAGTTCTTTTAATTCTTTCACGTAAGTGGTATTTTGAAGACTCTTATCCAGCAAAGCAATATTTTGTGTAATCTGTTCTGGCGTTAATCTATAAGACCAGTTTCTGTACAGTACATATGCTGAAACAATAGATTTTGGATGTTCTGTTATGAATTTGCTGATTTCTACATCTTTACTTTTTTTATAAATTTCGAACAAATCCTGAGAAGCTGAACCTTCAACCACAGAAGCTGTATAATACTTCTTTGGACTCAGTTTTACTGTAACTGGATCTTTTTCGAGAAAAACATACAAGGGCGAACTTTCTGTATTGACACTCAATCCGTATAATTCTGGCGTTTTTACTTTTGTTTTAAAACTAAAATTCCCATCTTTTACTTTTACCGAATCTATCGTGGTAAACATTTTATTGTGAAACTTCTGCAGGTAAACATATTGCGCAACGGTATCGACAACAGTTCCTTTTAATTGTAAATTGTTTTCCTGCGCTTGAGTTTGAAAAGCTCCAAAAAGCAAAGCAAAACCTAATAGTATTTTTTTCATTTTATTTTTAGTTTTAAGATTAGACAAAAGCATTTCAGGCCAATGAAAAAAGCCATTAGCGTTATTATTGTTTATAAAAGAAATTGGAGAGAAACTTGTGTTTTTACCTTTAGAAAAAGGCAAAACTGTTTTCTTCAAAAATGGAATTCAAAAGTTCATAACTGGCGTACAAAATTGATTCTGCTTTCATAATAAAGATTTTAAATGGATGATCTTAAACAGATTTACGGAGAAATCTTTCTTATCTGCCCGCACACTGCGGAAGGATTTAGCACCTTATTCGGCAACAGGTTGCTAAGACTTCAATGGGCCTATTCCCTCAGTCTTTCTGGATAAGTATCATTATATAAATTTTCTGTGATACA
The Flavobacterium humidisoli DNA segment above includes these coding regions:
- a CDS encoding winged helix-turn-helix transcriptional regulator, whose protein sequence is MAKINDNGVLREANCSEELMAMRDSLDVLGGKWKLMILRFLTNRTHQVIHFKKMQREIDGISAKMLSKELKELETNLLITRTEQNTKPATVIYAITEYGKSVLPVTETLVNWGLAHREKIIESLK
- a CDS encoding aminotransferase class V-fold PLP-dependent enzyme, which translates into the protein MNAIEPTTKPTEPECYFSKFRENTVGINHIFESVYGEQNLVYADWVASGRLYNPIEDIMLHKIGPMIANTHSLSSQTGKTSTYAYQHARDRIKKAVNANESDVLVTTGSGMTAALSKLQRVMALRTKSEDDRPVVFITHMEHHSNQVSWYETNAEVVILSPDENNLVNPEVLAAEIKKYAGRSLKIGSFTACSNVTGIITPYHELAKIMHQNGGLCFVDFAASAPYVKIDMHPKDPEEQLDAIFFSPHKFLGGPGTCGILVFNEKLYQSDFPDNPGGGNVKWTNPLGKYCYSDVIEVREDGGTPGFLQVIRTALALELKEQMGVENIKKREKELLDLCFSRLQKIQGLSILGDLTTERIGCVSFVIEDIHYNLIVRLLNDRFGIQVRGGWSCASTYAHYLFNISEKKSAQITNELLQRNQINKPGWVRLSLHPIMSNEELFYICDAIEKVALNYKKWKKDYEYNSVSNEFENPEIKDTIAREVNEWFKLV
- a CDS encoding TlpA disulfide reductase family protein, which encodes MKKILLGFALLFGAFQTQAQENNLQLKGTVVDTVAQYVYLQKFHNKMFTTIDSVKVKDGNFSFKTKVKTPELYGLSVNTESSPLYVFLEKDPVTVKLSPKKYYTASVVEGSASQDLFEIYKKSKDVEISKFITEHPKSIVSAYVLYRNWSYRLTPEQITQNIALLDKSLQNTTYVKELKELAIVLDGLAVGKKAPDFTANDPDGKPVRLYDNLKGYTLVDFWASWCGPCRRENPNIVSAYKEFHDKGFNIVGISLDKKKENWIKGIQDDNLTWTHVSDLLFWNSAVAKLYGVRAIPGNYLVDSKGIIVAKNLHGEELQSTLKTLLESKI